The following coding sequences lie in one Paramisgurnus dabryanus chromosome 16, PD_genome_1.1, whole genome shotgun sequence genomic window:
- the gpr101 gene encoding probable G-protein coupled receptor 101, with product MPASPPPGPGSNSSTVPWDPGAPLSPSLVNSTVKMVLISMIVCTSLFGNIVVLLVFQRKPQLLHVANRFVLNLILADLLQTVLVMPFAIAATVPEVWPLHAHLCQALVVLMHLFAFAGVNTIIVVSVDRYLAIIHPLSYPTRMTPHLGTNLIALTWFLSLLQSTPPLYGWGAIEFDHRHNVCTVVWSSSYSYSAFVSALSFWLPVVIMLCCYWMVFRAARRQNALVHPIQSNPPPDSQASCSSPQRMPPQPEGPFSASYPMRTRHRRFHYHCKAARVVFVIMASYVLSMGPYSILSIISIYSSASVPPWLASMALILFFLQCCLHPYIYGYMHRSVRKEFLALLCGPLCGQRRISQGSAVDSCFTVTDGRLPHTHLSSQAARVCPLRTWEEGTTSDSPTEGRSKDSRKETTSISLSSEKELTVHSTKQTA from the coding sequence ATGCCCGCCTCTCCACCTCCTGGACCGGGCAGTAACTCCAGCACAGTGCCCTGGGACCCAGGCGCGCCACTGTCACCCTCTCTGGTAAACAGCACGGTAAAGATGGTGCTCATCTCTATGATCGTGTGCACCTCGCTTTTCGGAAACATAGTGGTGCTGTTGGTGTTTCAGCGCAAGCCGCAGCTGCTCCACGTCGCCAATCGCTTCGTGCTCAACCTAATCCTGGCCGACCTCCTGCAGACGGTGCTGGTCATGCCATTTGCCATCGCCGCCACCGTGCCCGAGGTATGGCCCCTGCATGCCCATCTGTGCCAGGCACTTGTGGTCCTCATGCATCTGTTCGCATTCGCCGGTGTCAACACCATCATCGTGGTGTCTGTGGACCGCTACCTTGCCATCATCCACCCGCTGTCTTACCCGACCCGCATGACACCCCATCTTGGCACCAACTTGATTGCTCTCACGTGGTTCCTCAGCCTGCTTCAGAGCACACCACCGCTTTATGGTTGGGGAGCCATCGAGTTTGACCACCGCCACAACGTATGCACTGTGGTGTGGTCTTCAAGCTACTCTTATTCGGCCTTCGTGTCAGCGCTCTCCTTCTGGTTGCCCGTGGTGATCATGCTTTGCTGCTACTGGATGGTGTTTCGTGCCGCAAGGAGACAGAACGCTCTCGTTCACCCCATCCAATCAAATCCTCCGCCGGATTCCCAGGCATCCTGTTCTAGTCCTCAAAGGATGCCGCCCCAACCAGAGGGACCCTTCTCAGCCTCCTATCCAATGAGGACTCGCCACAGACGCTTCCATTATCACTGCAAGGCGGCGCGGGTGGTGTTTGTTATCATGGCATCTTACGTGCTCAGCATGGGCCCTTACAGCATTCTGAGCATTATATCTATTTACTCTAGCGCGTCAGTGCCTCCCTGGTTGGCCTCTATGGCTCTCATTTTGTTTTTCCTGCAGTGCTGCCTACACCCCTACATCTACGGCTACATGCACCGCAGCGTACGTAAGGAGTTCCTGGCCCTGCTCTGTGGGCCACTGTGTGGACAGCGCCGAATCAGTCAAGGCTCTGCTGTGGACAGCTGCTTCACGGTGACGGATGGGCGTTTGCCGCACACCCACCTGTCGAGTCAGGCTGCTCGCGTGTGCCCACTCCGCACCTGGGAGGAAGGGACCACAAGTGACTCCCCTACTGAGGGGAGGTCTAAGGATAGCCGTAAAGAGACAACCTCCATCAGTCTAAGCTCAGAGAAGGAGCTCACCGTTCACAGCACCAAGCAAACAGCTTAG